The following are encoded together in the Parabacteroides chongii genome:
- a CDS encoding hybrid sensor histidine kinase/response regulator transcription factor: protein MRKTIILFIFLHVLSYAFPIYFKHIGMKEGLSQLSVMSIYQDELGRMWFGTEEGLSVFDGVRVTSHKPTLKSGTDKETTIGNSINFITGDQQGNIYFTSDNALIQYSLHTQEFTCLERSIVTAVAFGDEQLWVGIADSVFTWEPQKKELQFQFKLEFRYQHATRILVDSQKQCWVGTNAGLYMREKDKPLNCIIPSEDIYALFEDSHANLWISARMNGLYKREPSGNFERFRYDPTKANNISSNQVRGIVEDNFGNLWIGTFTGLNKYNPHNGHFQVYTRDNLPGSLAHSSVFPVFKDQQGSIWLGTYYGGVHYFNPEMDLFTFYTADKSRNDCVSFPFVGHMVEDKDENIWICTEGGGLNLFDREKKTFTYFMADPDKNSIAHDNLKDIAYSAKRNKLYIGTHTGGLSIFDIPRRRFRNPYFETPSYAVVAGDRINQMQIWKDKYLIFLTQWGSVKMDLDTEQLTPIFPSGKQYGNHSFTIDSNDYIWITSGKIIYKINLNNEEDKTVFRCGQDGLGDQPISTIREDKKGNIWFGTHGAGLYLYDRQKNKFKGYTTENSLILSNYCYEIQDSQQGYLIISGDKGLSFFDPEQELFKVVELGTALPLSGINKGCGLLVCDNGEIFVGGIDGLSTFFEQDMFRPAKDYQLYFSELYVNNELVSPKDPTRILSEALPYTQELHLNHNQNNLIIAFNSNNYINTLKETAYEYMLEGFDSKWIGNNDNSIQYTNLNPGKYTLVVREKQYDTRIEPQTIRMGITIHSPFYATPLFYILYVLVGGGLIFGFFRFKQSQLLLRTSLEYERKEKERIEELNQAKLQFFSNISHEFRTPLTLIISQIELLLQSSSLAPSTYNKLLKIYRNTHNMRALISELLDFRKLEQGHVKLKVYEQNIVPFLKEIYLSFYEYASSRSVTYLFTSGEENIPCWFDPKQMQKVFYNLLSNAFKYTKPGASIEMVIEEDETTIIVKIIDNGIGINKEDIDKIFDRFYQAGNQTPDTPQPSTGIGLSLTKSIIGLHHGKIQVESTPGYGSIFIVRLPKGRTHFKEGECQFVEPNNEAIRNEILPESIRAELPESTPELSFAETDATYTVLLVDDNEELLQILHSLFSPMYKVLLARNGKEGLEVARSEKPDIIVSDIMMPEMSGTEMCLKIKNDFDVCHIPVILLTALSSTEQSIEGLQRGADDYISKPFNAKVLLARCNNLVRNRIILQKKFNEQRDFDTQSLASNPIDQKFMDAVNKIIEENLNNIEFDMNTLAKELGLSRSSLYAKFKALTGMTPNDFVLNCKLKRAATLLIDRPDLQIAEISDMLGFGSPRYFTRCFKAQFDTTPAEYRKKITSFIKNG, encoded by the coding sequence ATGAGAAAAACGATCATACTATTCATCTTCCTGCATGTCCTTTCTTACGCCTTCCCTATCTATTTTAAACATATCGGGATGAAAGAAGGGCTTTCCCAACTTTCCGTAATGTCCATCTACCAGGATGAACTGGGGCGCATGTGGTTCGGAACGGAAGAAGGACTGAGCGTTTTTGACGGTGTCCGTGTCACCTCACACAAACCCACGCTGAAAAGCGGGACGGACAAAGAGACTACGATCGGCAACAGCATCAATTTCATAACCGGAGACCAGCAGGGAAATATCTACTTCACGTCCGATAATGCGCTCATACAATACAGCCTGCATACGCAGGAGTTTACCTGCCTGGAACGATCGATAGTCACAGCCGTTGCATTTGGCGACGAACAACTCTGGGTCGGGATAGCGGATTCTGTCTTCACCTGGGAGCCGCAAAAGAAAGAGCTTCAGTTCCAGTTCAAGCTGGAGTTTCGTTACCAGCATGCCACCCGTATCCTCGTCGATTCGCAGAAACAATGCTGGGTCGGGACGAATGCCGGGTTATACATGAGAGAAAAGGATAAACCGTTGAACTGTATCATTCCGAGCGAAGATATCTATGCCCTGTTCGAAGATTCGCATGCCAACCTGTGGATCTCGGCACGAATGAACGGACTTTATAAAAGGGAACCTTCCGGTAACTTCGAACGTTTCCGCTATGACCCGACGAAAGCAAACAATATCTCCAGCAACCAGGTCAGAGGGATTGTGGAAGATAACTTCGGAAATCTCTGGATAGGCACTTTCACGGGACTGAACAAATACAATCCGCATAACGGTCATTTCCAGGTCTATACCCGCGACAATCTTCCGGGCAGCCTCGCCCACTCTTCCGTCTTTCCGGTTTTCAAAGACCAGCAGGGAAGTATCTGGCTGGGGACTTATTACGGAGGTGTCCATTATTTCAATCCCGAAATGGATCTGTTTACCTTTTATACGGCGGATAAGTCCAGAAACGACTGTGTCAGTTTCCCCTTTGTCGGACATATGGTGGAAGATAAAGACGAGAATATCTGGATCTGCACCGAAGGCGGCGGACTGAACCTCTTCGACCGGGAAAAGAAGACATTCACCTATTTCATGGCCGACCCGGATAAGAACTCCATCGCACACGACAACCTGAAAGATATAGCCTACAGCGCCAAACGCAACAAGCTGTATATCGGTACGCACACCGGCGGACTGTCCATTTTCGATATTCCCCGCAGACGATTCAGAAACCCTTATTTTGAAACTCCTTCGTATGCAGTAGTGGCAGGCGACCGTATCAACCAAATGCAGATATGGAAAGATAAATACCTGATATTCCTGACCCAGTGGGGAAGTGTCAAGATGGATCTCGACACGGAGCAGCTCACACCGATATTTCCCAGCGGCAAACAATACGGCAACCACAGCTTCACAATCGACTCGAACGATTACATCTGGATAACTTCCGGTAAGATTATCTATAAGATCAATCTGAACAATGAAGAGGATAAAACCGTCTTCCGTTGCGGACAGGACGGGCTGGGAGATCAGCCTATCTCGACTATCCGTGAAGACAAAAAAGGAAATATATGGTTTGGAACGCATGGGGCCGGCTTATATTTATATGATCGGCAAAAGAATAAATTCAAAGGATATACTACGGAAAACAGCCTGATCCTCAGTAACTATTGCTACGAGATACAAGACTCACAGCAGGGTTATCTGATTATTTCCGGTGATAAAGGGCTCTCTTTCTTCGATCCGGAGCAGGAACTGTTCAAAGTGGTCGAACTCGGCACGGCGCTTCCTCTGTCGGGAATCAATAAAGGGTGCGGACTTCTGGTATGTGACAACGGCGAGATATTTGTCGGAGGCATAGACGGTTTGAGTACGTTCTTCGAACAGGATATGTTCCGTCCCGCCAAAGATTATCAGTTGTATTTCTCCGAACTTTATGTGAATAACGAGTTGGTTTCGCCTAAAGACCCGACACGTATTTTATCCGAAGCACTGCCTTATACCCAGGAGCTCCACTTGAACCATAATCAGAACAATCTCATTATCGCGTTCAACTCGAACAACTATATCAATACTTTGAAAGAGACAGCTTACGAATATATGTTGGAAGGGTTTGACAGCAAATGGATCGGCAACAACGACAACAGTATCCAATATACGAACCTTAATCCGGGCAAATATACATTGGTCGTACGCGAAAAACAATACGACACACGGATTGAACCGCAGACGATCCGGATGGGGATTACGATCCATTCGCCGTTCTATGCTACGCCTCTGTTTTATATCTTATATGTGCTGGTTGGCGGCGGTCTGATCTTTGGCTTTTTCCGTTTCAAACAATCACAGCTGCTTCTCAGAACTTCCCTGGAGTATGAACGGAAAGAGAAAGAACGGATCGAGGAACTGAACCAGGCGAAGTTACAGTTCTTCTCCAATATATCACACGAGTTCCGCACGCCGCTTACGCTGATCATTTCACAGATAGAACTATTGCTGCAAAGCAGTTCACTGGCTCCTTCAACCTACAACAAGCTGTTGAAGATATATCGCAACACGCATAATATGAGGGCATTGATCAGCGAATTGCTGGACTTCCGCAAACTGGAACAAGGGCATGTCAAATTGAAGGTGTACGAGCAGAACATCGTGCCGTTCCTGAAAGAGATCTATCTGTCGTTCTATGAATATGCTTCCAGCCGTTCGGTAACCTATCTTTTTACTTCCGGAGAAGAAAACATTCCCTGCTGGTTCGATCCCAAGCAGATGCAGAAAGTCTTTTATAACCTGCTGTCGAACGCTTTCAAATACACCAAGCCGGGAGCGAGTATCGAGATGGTGATCGAAGAGGATGAAACGACGATCATTGTCAAGATCATAGACAACGGAATCGGGATCAATAAGGAAGATATCGATAAGATATTCGACCGTTTTTATCAGGCGGGCAATCAGACACCGGATACACCACAGCCGAGTACCGGTATCGGACTGTCGCTCACCAAAAGCATCATCGGACTGCATCACGGTAAAATACAGGTGGAAAGTACGCCCGGATACGGAAGTATCTTCATCGTACGGTTGCCTAAAGGGCGGACGCATTTCAAGGAAGGCGAATGCCAGTTCGTTGAACCGAACAACGAGGCTATACGAAACGAGATTCTCCCGGAAAGTATCCGTGCAGAGCTTCCTGAAAGCACTCCCGAACTATCTTTTGCTGAAACGGATGCGACCTATACGGTCCTGCTGGTCGATGATAACGAGGAATTGCTTCAGATACTTCATTCCCTGTTCTCGCCGATGTATAAAGTATTGCTGGCACGGAACGGGAAAGAGGGATTGGAGGTTGCGCGCAGTGAAAAGCCGGATATTATCGTAAGCGACATCATGATGCCGGAAATGTCCGGTACGGAGATGTGCCTGAAGATCAAGAACGATTTTGATGTCTGTCACATTCCGGTGATCCTGCTTACGGCACTCAGTTCGACGGAACAGAGCATAGAAGGGTTACAACGCGGGGCGGACGATTATATCAGCAAGCCGTTCAATGCCAAAGTGTTGCTGGCCCGCTGCAACAACCTGGTGCGTAACCGTATTATCCTGCAAAAGAAATTCAATGAGCAGAGGGATTTCGATACGCAGTCGCTTGCCAGCAATCCGATCGACCAGAAGTTTATGGATGCCGTAAACAAGATCATCGAAGAGAACCTCAACAACATCGAATTCGATATGAACACGCTGGCAAAGGAACTGGGATTGAGCCGCAGTTCTTTATATGCCAAGTTCAAAGCTCTTACCGGTATGACTCCGAATGATTTCGTGCTGAATTGTAAACTGAAGCGGGCAGCAACGTTGCTGATCGACCGTCCCGATCTCCAAATAGCCGAGATATCGGATATGCTGGGCTTCGGCTCTCCCCGTTATTTCACCCGTTGCTTCAAGGCACAGTTCGATACGACACCGGCGGAATACAGGAAGAAAATCACTTCATTCATAAAAAACGGATAG
- a CDS encoding FecR family protein, with protein sequence MNNTENTYYPDELIAAYLNNELNKEQRIELEKWVAADAAHKQYFYEMTEIWLAANATAGSKEESERAFQHFRGRISTPRKGQRFSLRFIRIAAAVFAGMLLLGTGYYLGNQPLDHSALYAMQTVEVPMGSRSRIVMEDGTVVWLNAGSKLSYNSAFSHKDRNVQLEGEGYFEVAHNKKLPFIVRTSDIDVKVLGTRFNVKAYGDEENIEVILAEGSVNLLSRNNQIEPLTMKPEQQAIYHKECGHIEIRKVSASQADNWTTGAHFFNELTLEEIVRQLEKAFDVTFIFRNEEKKYLTFYGDFRNDDSLEDILMIMSSSGKFRYRKTDNVIELY encoded by the coding sequence ATGAATAATACAGAGAATACATATTACCCGGATGAACTGATCGCAGCTTATTTGAATAATGAGTTGAATAAAGAACAGCGCATTGAACTGGAAAAATGGGTGGCAGCCGATGCCGCTCATAAACAATATTTTTATGAAATGACCGAAATATGGCTGGCAGCTAACGCTACCGCCGGCAGCAAGGAAGAAAGCGAACGGGCGTTTCAACATTTCCGGGGAAGAATATCAACTCCTCGAAAAGGGCAAAGATTCTCATTGCGTTTTATCAGGATCGCTGCGGCTGTTTTTGCCGGTATGCTGTTGTTGGGAACAGGTTATTATCTGGGCAATCAGCCTTTGGATCATTCTGCTCTTTATGCCATGCAGACAGTCGAAGTGCCGATGGGATCGCGTAGCCGTATCGTGATGGAAGACGGAACGGTCGTTTGGCTGAATGCCGGAAGTAAATTGAGCTACAACTCCGCTTTTTCCCATAAAGACAGGAATGTGCAGTTGGAAGGGGAAGGTTACTTTGAAGTGGCTCATAATAAGAAGTTGCCTTTTATTGTGCGTACCAGCGATATAGATGTGAAAGTTTTGGGAACCCGTTTCAATGTAAAAGCCTACGGTGATGAGGAAAATATCGAGGTTATCCTGGCTGAAGGTTCAGTAAATTTGTTGAGCCGGAATAATCAGATTGAACCCTTGACCATGAAACCTGAACAACAGGCTATTTATCATAAGGAATGCGGTCATATAGAGATACGGAAAGTATCGGCTTCACAGGCAGATAACTGGACGACCGGTGCTCATTTCTTCAATGAGTTGACCTTGGAAGAAATAGTGAGACAGCTGGAAAAGGCGTTTGATGTCACTTTCATCTTCAGAAATGAAGAAAAGAAATACCTGACATTCTACGGTGATTTCCGTAATGACGATTCATTGGAAGATATCCTGATGATCATGTCGAGCAGTGGTAAATTCAGGTACAGGAAAACAGATAATGTGATAGAGCTCTATTAA
- a CDS encoding DUF6078 family protein encodes MKADFNYADFPATFAHCFNEQCRRGDSCLRHQMALRVPKERAGLYIINPGYLESLSGETCRFFLLDQPQRFAIGITGLFDDLPVRKANIIKGQIMSYMGRSNFYRCKRKERMVKPKEQAYIKKLFLRQDIEDEPKYDEYREYYDLG; translated from the coding sequence ATGAAAGCTGATTTCAATTATGCTGATTTTCCTGCTACTTTCGCTCATTGCTTCAATGAACAGTGCCGGCGTGGCGATAGTTGCTTACGACATCAAATGGCTCTTCGTGTTCCAAAGGAGCGCGCTGGCTTGTATATAATCAATCCCGGTTACCTGGAATCCCTTTCCGGCGAGACCTGTCGTTTCTTCCTGCTCGATCAGCCCCAGCGGTTTGCGATAGGCATAACCGGCTTGTTCGATGACCTTCCCGTCCGCAAAGCCAATATCATCAAAGGTCAAATAATGAGCTATATGGGGCGTTCTAACTTTTACCGTTGTAAACGGAAGGAGCGTATGGTCAAACCCAAAGAGCAGGCTTATATCAAAAAGCTGTTTCTCCGTCAAGATATCGAGGATGAACCGAAATATGACGAATACCGGGAGTATTACGATTTGGGTTAA
- a CDS encoding DUF6383 domain-containing protein produces MNKKFSTLVASLLLAGAWTTADAELVKVTPQAGGTYLVGTTVNEADGKITNLLQTANLHSTDATVSAMSDAWILTPTKTADNKDCFYLTATTNYVGLHLSFVLSNSSDGYTGYSNEAGAAPIKFIYKGDKLVVAENTSATGGAGFEKDEELVLTAGGRVTVTNTGNPTLEGTKLAFAIYNDDVTVLSSLSELNNPLALQTSFNADEYYVIAADKDNLLYDDGNGALTTPANSTVTEANLDNYLWKISTGKAADGVTTTYTFENRKSGKKAVISNIDKFIVNGSAASFTLALNADDKLTADLATGAAAEFGIYKSPIVQAKADKLNALLVNGFNMTIKRAKGDNTLVKGVGAFGGKLKAEGATTAATRFQLIDDDKYVVLNKKADWNNGNIGANDRGYKFELVTKEALEADAAKDKNYLSWFEFNQYAGNTKKELYTVDVFADNAVTTTSEFGSLFVTSLNGQVCLTTTNGLVDATKEGWPYIVLAADNIVKPEDILADAYFTITKLGKEGEEDQIFAVTGCGDAHGWVESVGNQLEAQWAVTYNEETEEYTLTNRENTAATVTYGKDGLRQNADAEENVYTDGTNDYLIKTVPVDASDIYYKYLGDVVEKTFVMAHHSGVYDLDAWFTMDEDGYVLIDKDKDNALEIKATNGKVAKKDTAEVKTAVNFYKDGKLEKKEYTLKVPVYKFAVGDNKLGLSNDKYQFDADADVFAIRKDGDYWNLRTVEVAGDGVVTMECGKVWASTSDAAAGYLKYTGNLYSETTNDLFVVEENNRPVYRRLGATIENDGFTGKVDTAKFYRTNDVTSYYLYENTMNRNTQGGKRSLNFLGESHLNDLPETAALPFLVDTAYVRNETTKPLYMLAVRDAEWVEGTPFKPCDKEDNHGYDENGNALTAEQCPHATPAVPGYRKADYLVVLSDSVDVKSKVDVKYKGYTRLAFVPATHFENDTLVIESSEFTNKKKEAYKDSLSIVDKDGYAQMNAATFAFRLVNPADAEEGGEGDFYIETIAENKEGKLTTHYVHVLNSVPVLVEDIKQAAPFNIESAEKEAATANDEINAEAISVIAGNGSVTVKGAEGKNVVITNVLGQTIANTVITSDEATISAPAGIVVVAVEGEAAVKAIVK; encoded by the coding sequence ATGAACAAAAAGTTTTCTACTCTTGTGGCCAGTCTCCTGCTGGCCGGAGCTTGGACAACAGCGGATGCCGAACTGGTGAAGGTGACACCGCAAGCTGGCGGAACTTATCTGGTTGGTACGACTGTAAATGAAGCTGACGGTAAAATAACAAATTTATTACAAACAGCGAATCTTCACTCTACAGATGCAACTGTCAGTGCGATGTCTGATGCCTGGATTTTAACACCTACAAAAACTGCAGACAATAAAGATTGTTTTTATTTAACTGCTACGACCAACTATGTTGGACTGCATTTGTCATTTGTTTTGAGTAATAGTAGTGATGGTTATACTGGTTATTCGAACGAGGCAGGTGCTGCTCCTATCAAATTTATTTATAAAGGAGATAAATTGGTAGTAGCAGAGAATACGAGTGCTACTGGTGGTGCTGGTTTTGAAAAAGATGAAGAATTAGTGCTGACAGCGGGTGGTCGTGTGACTGTAACTAATACAGGTAATCCAACTTTGGAAGGAACTAAGCTTGCTTTTGCCATCTATAATGATGACGTAACTGTATTGAGTTCTTTGAGCGAGTTGAACAACCCTCTTGCTTTACAGACTTCTTTTAATGCTGACGAATATTATGTTATCGCTGCAGATAAAGATAATCTGTTATATGATGATGGTAATGGTGCACTTACTACACCAGCAAATTCAACTGTGACTGAAGCCAATTTGGACAACTATCTGTGGAAAATCTCAACAGGTAAGGCGGCTGATGGTGTAACAACTACTTACACTTTCGAAAATAGAAAGAGTGGCAAGAAGGCTGTAATAAGCAACATAGATAAATTTATCGTAAATGGTTCTGCTGCCTCTTTTACTTTGGCTTTGAATGCTGATGATAAATTGACTGCTGATTTGGCTACAGGTGCTGCTGCCGAATTCGGTATCTACAAATCACCGATCGTACAGGCTAAAGCTGATAAACTGAACGCTTTGTTGGTGAACGGTTTCAATATGACAATCAAAAGAGCCAAAGGTGACAATACGCTTGTTAAAGGTGTAGGTGCATTCGGTGGTAAGTTAAAAGCTGAAGGAGCAACTACTGCTGCAACTCGCTTCCAGTTGATAGACGATGACAAGTATGTTGTATTGAATAAGAAAGCTGATTGGAATAACGGTAACATTGGTGCTAACGATAGAGGTTATAAGTTCGAATTGGTTACAAAAGAAGCTTTGGAAGCAGATGCTGCTAAAGATAAAAACTATTTGTCTTGGTTTGAATTCAATCAATATGCAGGTAACACGAAGAAAGAACTCTATACCGTAGATGTATTTGCTGATAACGCAGTAACCACAACAAGTGAATTCGGTAGCCTGTTCGTTACTTCATTGAATGGTCAGGTATGTTTGACAACGACTAATGGTTTGGTTGATGCTACTAAAGAAGGATGGCCGTATATCGTATTGGCTGCCGACAACATTGTTAAACCGGAAGACATCTTGGCAGATGCTTACTTCACAATCACAAAGTTGGGTAAAGAAGGTGAAGAAGATCAAATCTTCGCTGTTACTGGTTGTGGTGACGCACATGGTTGGGTTGAATCAGTAGGTAACCAGCTGGAAGCTCAATGGGCTGTGACTTACAATGAAGAAACAGAAGAGTACACGCTGACTAACCGCGAAAACACAGCTGCTACAGTTACATACGGTAAAGACGGTTTACGTCAGAATGCAGATGCGGAAGAAAACGTTTATACAGACGGTACAAACGATTACCTGATCAAGACTGTTCCTGTTGATGCAAGCGATATCTACTACAAATACCTGGGTGATGTAGTTGAAAAGACATTCGTGATGGCACACCACTCTGGTGTATACGATCTGGATGCTTGGTTCACTATGGATGAAGATGGTTATGTCTTAATCGATAAAGACAAAGATAATGCCCTTGAAATCAAAGCAACTAACGGTAAAGTAGCTAAGAAAGATACTGCAGAAGTGAAAACTGCTGTAAACTTCTACAAAGACGGTAAACTTGAAAAGAAAGAATATACTTTGAAAGTACCTGTTTACAAGTTCGCTGTAGGTGATAATAAGTTAGGTTTGAGTAACGATAAGTATCAGTTTGATGCAGATGCAGATGTTTTTGCTATCCGTAAAGATGGCGACTACTGGAACTTACGTACAGTTGAAGTTGCTGGTGATGGTGTGGTGACAATGGAATGTGGTAAAGTTTGGGCCAGTACATCTGATGCTGCTGCAGGTTATCTGAAGTACACAGGTAATTTGTATTCTGAAACAACTAACGACTTGTTCGTGGTTGAAGAAAACAATCGTCCGGTTTATCGTCGTCTGGGTGCTACTATCGAAAACGATGGATTCACAGGTAAGGTAGATACAGCTAAGTTCTATCGTACAAATGATGTAACTAGCTATTATCTGTATGAAAACACAATGAACCGTAATACTCAGGGTGGCAAACGTAGTCTGAACTTCTTAGGTGAATCTCATCTGAACGACCTGCCTGAAACTGCTGCTCTTCCGTTCTTGGTGGATACGGCTTATGTACGTAATGAAACAACTAAACCGTTGTACATGTTGGCTGTACGCGATGCTGAATGGGTAGAAGGAACTCCGTTCAAACCGTGTGACAAGGAAGATAATCATGGTTACGATGAAAACGGTAATGCATTGACTGCAGAACAGTGTCCGCATGCAACTCCGGCTGTTCCGGGTTACCGTAAGGCTGACTACCTGGTTGTTCTGTCTGACTCTGTTGATGTAAAATCAAAAGTTGATGTAAAATACAAAGGCTATACTCGTTTGGCATTTGTTCCGGCAACTCACTTCGAAAACGATACATTGGTAATCGAAAGCTCTGAATTCACTAACAAGAAGAAAGAAGCTTACAAAGACTCTTTGAGCATCGTTGACAAAGATGGTTACGCTCAGATGAATGCTGCTACATTCGCATTCCGTTTGGTTAATCCGGCTGATGCAGAAGAAGGTGGTGAAGGTGATTTCTACATCGAAACAATCGCTGAAAACAAAGAAGGCAAACTGACAACTCATTATGTACACGTATTGAACTCTGTTCCTGTATTGGTTGAAGATATCAAACAGGCTGCTCCGTTCAATATCGAAAGTGCAGAAAAAGAAGCTGCTACAGCTAACGATGAAATCAATGCAGAAGCTATCTCTGTTATCGCCGGTAACGGTTCTGTAACAGTGAAGGGTGCTGAAGGCAAGAACGTAGTAATCACTAACGTACTTGGTCAGACAATTGCTAATACAGTAATCACTTCTGACGAAGCTACAATCTCTGCTCCTGCAGGTATCGTTGTAGTTGCTGTTGAAGGCGAAGCCGCTGTAAAAGCAATCGTAAAATAA
- a CDS encoding RNA polymerase sigma-70 factor, with protein MEYYEKQIIRGVKEGDENAFRSLYDNYYHRLFCISRQYLQDDFLAETIVSDVFFHLWETRKTLDIQISLNAYLIRMVRNFSLNYLQKNYVEKEVSLNGLDITSPLLFLSDEYPLGRLLEKEMSEKLHEEINRLPKETRQVFILSRLEELKHEEIAERLGISVNTVKYHIKQALSILRDRLKDYQLVLLACLMKIF; from the coding sequence GTGGAATATTATGAAAAACAAATAATACGAGGAGTAAAGGAGGGCGATGAAAATGCTTTCCGTAGTCTTTATGACAATTACTATCATCGTCTTTTCTGTATTTCCCGGCAATATCTGCAAGATGATTTTCTGGCGGAAACGATTGTCTCAGATGTCTTTTTTCACCTTTGGGAAACCCGTAAGACACTGGATATACAAATATCCCTGAATGCGTATCTGATACGTATGGTTCGTAACTTCTCTTTGAATTATCTGCAGAAGAATTATGTGGAGAAAGAAGTCAGCCTGAACGGTCTCGATATCACTTCCCCTTTGTTATTCCTATCGGACGAATATCCGTTGGGACGTTTGCTGGAAAAGGAAATGTCAGAGAAACTCCATGAAGAAATAAACCGGCTTCCTAAAGAAACACGTCAGGTATTTATCCTCAGTCGCCTGGAAGAACTGAAACATGAGGAGATAGCCGAACGTCTGGGCATATCCGTTAATACCGTCAAATACCATATTAAGCAAGCTCTGTCTATTTTGCGGGATCGTCTAAAAGATTATCAGTTAGTGCTTTTAGCCTGCCTGATGAAAATATTTTGA